The following nucleotide sequence is from Paeniglutamicibacter kerguelensis.
ACCTGTCCGGGACACCTACCAGTGATGTCGTGCTGGCCACCACGGAGGCCGGCGTGCACCGTTCCACCGACGGCGGGAAGACCTGGACGGCGCCCTCGGGCGGACCGGTCCTGCTGCTGACGGCCTTCGCCACCGCCTCGACGGTCGTCGGCATCGCACCGGACGGAACAGTGCACCTGAGCTCGGACGCGGGCCGGACATGGAGGGCCGCCGGAGCGGTCGCCGGCCACCCCTCGGCCCTCGCCGCCGCCGGCCCCGATGAACGCCCGCAGATCTGGGTTGCCACACCCACCGGCATCGAACGCTCCACCGATGGTGGGCAAACCTTCAGCACGGACGCCAAATGATCCCTGTCGATTTCCGCCCCCACTCCCGGGAAAACACCATGCCAAGCCCTATCAATTCCCACGTTGCGATTCGTCCAGCCACACTCGGCGACTTCCCTCTGACTGCCGACTGGCAATGCCGGTTTCTGCGCGACGGACTCTTTCCCCTGCTGGGACCCAGGTTCGTGAGGCACTGGCACGCGACCTTCCTCGACGCCCCCTGGGGTTTCGCCTTCATTGCCGAAACCACTGGTCCTGACGGACCGGTGCCGTCAGGCTTCCTGTTCGGATCCAGCGACCAGTTACGGCACGTTGACGACGTTCTCCGATCTCACCGCACGCGGCTGGGCATTCAAGGCGTTCTCGGGCTGGCGGTGCGGCCCCGGCTGTGTCTGGGGTTCTTGCGCACCCGCGCAAGGCCATACCTTCGCCGACTGCTGAAACGCCCGGTCCCCGAGACGGTTCCTGCAGCCGGCCCGATGCCAGTGGCCAAGCCCCGTATTGCCGTCATCACCGCTCTCGTGGTAGACCCGGCGTCCCGGGGACACGGCATAGGTGGACAACTGGTGGAACATTTCCTCGCCCAAGCGTCGGACGCCGGGGCACCCCTGGCCGAACTCGTGACCAAGGCCGGCCCTGACGGGGCCGGGCGCTTCTACGAACGGCTCGGGTGGGCCCCGGTGCACGAGCACACCACCAGGGACGGAGGGATCGCCAGGACCTACCGCTTCCGTTTGTCTCTGGGGACACCCGGCTGACTGACGAAGCGTATTCGTCCGAGAACGCTGCCCTGGGCCGGGATCGTCCGATCCTTGCTCAAATCGGCGGCCTGCGCCGGTGCGTTCCCTTGCATCTTTTGTCCTGGTGCTCAGGCGACCGCCCAGCCTTGAGGGGACCAAAGCCCCTGATGTCTCACGGTGCCGGGAACGATAGTGAACGTTAGGACGGTGGCACATCGACGCGCCGGAGGAAGCAACGATGATGTATCGGCGGAGACATGGGCAGCTGGGGCTACGTCCTGACGGTCATGAGCTTTGTGTTGCTCCTGGGGTGTCAGGCTCATGGCGATCGTCCTGTTCGCCCGCTCCACGATGGCCGACGGTATGAGGGCGGGGTGCCGGATCCCGGCATTGCAGAGGATCGGCTCGCAGAGCGTTTTGCCCGCTATGAAATTGAGGAGAGTGAAGACACCGTCGGGCTGACCGTACTCCGCCGCGGACGCGGTGCACTACGGTGAACGGCGGTGCCTACACTCCTTGAACGATGCCCCTAGAGGGTATACGTTCGACGATAACCGGAAAATGACGTCGCGGCGACAGCCTCCACGCAGTGCAGGCTCGACAACGGGTGTGCCGCCCCGCTGCCGTCCGCGGACAATCCCGCGAAAGGGCGGACCATGGCTGCTGAGACGAAGGGCGCCGGAGGAGCCGTGAACACTCCTTTGAAGATCACGGTCGTGGAGGTGCGCGGCCTGCACCGGGCGAGCTCCAAGGCGGTCATCGAGCGCGTGCTGCTGCAGCGCCCGGGAGTCGCCGCCGTCGATGCAAACCCCGTTGCCCAGACCGCGACCGTGACCTTTGACACCTCCGTGACCTCCGTGGAGCAAATCTCAGGGTGGATCCGGGACTGCGGATACCACTGCCGGGGCGCATCCGTCCCCGACCATGTCTGCTACCCGATGGACGAAACAGGACTCACCCCCGGGACGAGGCACGATGTCGCAGGCAAGACCGGCGCCGGCCATCCACCGTCAGGTCACGTCCACCCCAGTGCAGCACAACCAATGGAGCATATGCACCCGACGCAGCCTGATCACCGGGGACTACACGCAGGGCACGCGCCGGAAACGGTGGAACCCCACCCCGGCCATGCCCAGCCTCCGGCGGACAGCCATGCAGGACACGACGATGCCGGCACACACGCAGCGATGCCCCGGACCCCGCAGGAGACGATGGGCCACGGTGGACACCACGCCAGCATGTCGATGGATGACATGGTCAAGGACATGCGCAACCGGTTCCTGGTCGCAGCGATCTTGTCAGTGGGTGTGACGCTTTGGTCACCGATGGGCCGGGACATGTTCGGCTTCACCGTCCCGACACCGTTCGGGCTCCGTGATGACGTCATGGCCCTGATCCTGTCGCTGCCGGTCATCTTCTATTCCGCCTGGATCTTCTTCGACGGCGCCTACCGGGCACTGAAGGCCCGCACCCTGGACATGATGGTCCTGGTCGCGATCGCCGTCGGCACCGGCTGGCTCTACAGCGTCTGGGTCACGCTCACCGGCGGCGGTGAAGTGTTCTACGAAGCCGCCACGGTCCTGACCTCCTTCGTGCTGCTGGGCCACTGGTTCGAGATGCGCGCACGGGGCGGGGCGAACGAGGCCATCCGCACCCTGCTCGAGCTGGCACCACCGGTCGCGGTCGTCATCCGCGATGGCGGGACGGTCGAAATACCCACCTCCGAGGTCCGGACCGGGGACCTGCTGCTGATCCGCCCGGGATCCAAGATCCCCGTTGACGGGGAGGTCGAGGACGGCCAGTCTGAGGTGGATGAATCCATGGTCACCGGGGAAAGCCTTCCGGTGACCAAATCCACCGGCTCGCAACTCATCGGCGCGTCCATCAACACCACCGGCACCATGCGGGTCCGGGCCACCAAGGTCGGCGCCAACACGGCCTTGGCCCAGATCGTCGCCCTGGTCCAGGAAGCCCAGAACTCCAAGGCACCCGGCCAGCGGCTGGCCGACAGAGCCGCATTCTGGCTCGTCCTGGTCGCCCTGATCGGCGGAACCGCGACGTTCGCGACTTGGCTTGCCCTCGGCGCTCCGATCCAGGCCGCGCTGCTGTTCGCCATCACCGTCGTTGTGATCACTTGCCCCGACGCACTGGGCCTGGCCACACCGACGGCCATCATGGTCGGCACCGGCCTCGGGGCCAAACGCGGCGTCCTGTTCAAGAACGCCACCGCCCTGGAGGTCTCCGCCCGGATCGATACCGTCGTGATGGACAAGACCGGCACCCTGACCAAGGGTGAACCGGAAGTCACAGACGTCGTCGTTGAGGGAATCGACGAAAACGTGCTGCTGGCCCTGGTCGCCGGGGTGGAGCAAGAATCCGAGCACCCCCTCGCTGCCGCCGTCGTCCGGTACGCGCAGGAAAAAGGCGCACCCGTCCTGACCGCCTCGGCTTTCCTCAATGTTCCCGGGCACGGTGCAGGCGCCACCGTTGACGGACGCCGGGTGCTGGTCGGCAACCGCAGACTCATGGCCAACGAAGACATCGACCTGGGGTCGCTGGCCCCGGTGCGCGATGAACTTGCCGCCACCGGACGCACCGCAGTCCTCGTTGCCGTCGACGGCAAGGCCGCGGCGGTGATCGCGTTGGCGGACGCCGCGCGGGAAACCGCGGCCGCCGCGGTCGCAGCCCTGCACGAGGTCGGGATTGAGGTCGTCATGCTCACCGGGGACAACGAAGCGACCGCCCGCAGGATCGCGGGCCAGCTGGGCATCGACACCGTCATCGCCGAGGTGCTGCCAGGAGACAAATCGGCCAAGGTGGCCCAGCTCCAACAGGAGGGGAAGAAAGTAGCCATGGTCGGTGATGGCGTCAACGACGCCCCCGCCCTGGCCCAGGCCGACCTCGGCATCGCGATCGGTGCCGGCACCGACGTGGCCATCGAAACAGCCGACGTGGTGCTGATGCGCTCTGACCCGTTGGACGTGCCGATCGCGCTGCGGATCGGGAAAGGAACCCTGCGCAAGATGCGCCAGAACCTGGGCTGGGCCGTCGGGTACAACGCGATAGCGCTGCCGCTCGCGGCCGGGGTGTTCGCGTTCGCCGGGATCGTCCTCAGCCCGGAGATCGCTGCCCTGTCGATGTCCGGCTCCAGCTTCCTGGTCGCCGTCAACGCCCTGCTGCTCAAAAGACTCCGACTGCCGCGGCCGGAAACGCCCGAGGACAGCACCGCCCGACAAACCCGCCCGCTGGCCCCGGCAGGAAACCGCTAGGTACCCGCGCCATGGACCTCCGACTCATCTCCCGGGTGCTGTTCCTCCGCGCCGCCTGGCGCAGGCGGGACCGTTGGGACGCCGCCCTGATCGCCAAACACCAGGACCACGCCCTGCAGGAATTGCGACGGGCGGCCTACACCGGCTCGGAGTTCTACCGGCGCCATCACGCAGGCCTGCACGTCGCGCCCCTGAACGAGCTGCCACCCGTGACCAAAGCGGACCTGATGGAACACTTCGACGAAGCCATCACCTCACCCGGACTGAGGTTGGCGGATCTTGAGACCCACCTGCAGTCGCTGACCCGGAATGGAGCTGACCCCGGAGTGCCGTGGCAAGGCCGGTGGTGGGCGGCCAGCACGGCAGGGACCACGGGCCGGCGCGGAACCTTCGTCTGGAACCGCTCCGAATGGGGCACCGTCCTGGCATCCTATGCCCGGGCCAATGATTGGGCCGGGATCGCCGCCGGACCGACCCGGCCGCTGAAGGCGGCGATCGTCAGCTCCCGCATCCCCACTCACCAGTCCGCCGTCGTCGGGGCCTCGCTGCGTTCCAAGCTCGTCCCCACGCTCCGTCTGGATGTGACCGCCCCCCTCGGTGAGACGGTCGCCGCACTGAACGGGTTTCAGCCCAGGATCCTGGTCGGCTATGCCTCGGCACTCAAACCCCTCGCCGCGGAGCAGCACGCGGGGCGGCTTCGCATCTCCCCCCAGGGCGTGATCTCCGCCTCCGAAGTGCTCACCCCGCACACTGCCGCCGAACTGGAAGCGGCTTGGGGAAGCCCGCCCTTCGACGTGTACGCGGCGACCGAAACGGCCGGCATAGCCTCACCCTGTATCCACCGGAACCGACACGTCTATGAAGACCTGCTGATCATTGAACCCGTGGACAGGGACGGAAACCCAGTGCCGCCGGGAACCACGGGTGCAAGACTCCTCGTGACCGTCCTGTTCTCCCGCACCCTCCCGTTGATCCGCTACGAAATGTCCGACACCGTCCGGTTGGGTGGCCGCGGCTGCCCCTGCGGACGCGCCTTCAGACTCATGGAGGACATCGAAGGTCGAACCGAAGACATCCTGCACCTGCCAGGCAAGGCCGGAACCGTAGCCGTCCACCCCCTTGTGTTCCACCACGTGCTGGATCAAGCCGCCCTCACCGGATGGCAAATTATCCAGGAACCCGGCCGGCTGCGGGTGCTTATGGTGGGACTCTCGCACGGAAACTCGCAGGAGGGAGTCCGCGCCGCCGTACAGCATGCCCTTGCGGAGGCCGGAGTCATGCCAACTGGTGTGGATGTGAGGATCGTGGATCGGCTTGAAAGAACAGCCCTCGGCAAGGCCCCCTTCGTGCGCGGATTGAAGGCCACGCCATAAGAGATTCACCCCGTGTCGGAGCCGGCACGGGCCGAACACCCCAGCCACTCAGGCGACCGGCAACGGTAGGACAAAACGGATTCACCCACGGACTCTTCCGTGTCCCATCCGCGCGCGCCACGGAACATCAAGCGGATCCGCAAGCAACACACCCAGGAATCGGAGCGTCCCAAGCTGCACGGCAAAGCCGAGCCGGTTGTGGTCTCCACGCCGCTTCGCGATCAACTCCAGATCGGCGTCGTCAAGATAGAAAAACCGCTCCAGATCAGCCCACGACGGTTCACCCAGGAAGCGCCCGAACCCGCCCGCCTGCTCCTCGCTCAGAAACTCCACCGACACACACCAAGGCTACCGAACAGCACCAAGACCAGCTCAACGAGGCTTAGCGTTCAATTTCCCGCCGTTACTACCAAGACCCCGGATCCCTTGCAAAACCAAATCTCGAGAGTTGGTTTTGCAAGGACTAATTTGCTTCGTAGGCCCGTCGTGACAGGGATTCCACGAGGTCCCACGATTCCCGGTCATGGATTCGCAGCTCCACATCCCCGGTCCCAAAATGGCCGATGCTGGAAACATCCCGAATCAATCCCGCCTGCATCTCAACCGTCTGCGGGTCGAGCTTCAAATAGATGAGCAGGTTCCGGGAGGTCGGATGCACCTCAACACAGGCAAAATTCTTCAGCCTTCGGAACGCGAAATAATCTTGGCGTTCGTTTCTGACCACATCATCCCCCAGGGAGAGGACAAACTCCTCGTACGCTTTGTAGAGGCTTGCCAGCTCCTTATCGGCTCTCGCCAGGAGGTCACCCGCATTGCGTCTCCTGCTGCCGGTTGTGACCTGTACCGGTGATTCTATTGGTTCCGGGGCAACGATCCTGCGAGTCGGCGAGGCAGCAGTCGTGGCCGTCACCAATTCGATGGCCAGTAGATCCGAGCCGAAGTCACGGTACCGAACGAGCTCCACGTTGCGGTCGATCTGCTTCACCGCATGTTCGTCATACCGGGTGAAATCATTCGCCACGCAAACCAGTCTCGGCGTCGACCAATCAATGTTCAGGGAAGCGTCGCGCCCAAGTTTTTCCTCGACGAGGAGCCGGAATTCTGCTTGGTGGTCCATCAACCAGTCGAGGTAGAACAACCCCTGGTTGATGACGTTCTCGTTGATCGTCCGCTTGTACTCAAGGATCACGGGAGACCCGTTCTCATCCAACCCGAGGGAGTCGATGCGCCCCCTATGGACCTTGCCGGTCAGGTACTCGCTGGCCAAAAACCTCATGCCAAAAATCGCCTCAAGATTATTCTCGAGAAGCACCTGCAGACCACGTTCCAAGGCAACGCTGCCCGA
It contains:
- a CDS encoding GNAT family N-acetyltransferase, whose translation is MRHWHATFLDAPWGFAFIAETTGPDGPVPSGFLFGSSDQLRHVDDVLRSHRTRLGIQGVLGLAVRPRLCLGFLRTRARPYLRRLLKRPVPETVPAAGPMPVAKPRIAVITALVVDPASRGHGIGGQLVEHFLAQASDAGAPLAELVTKAGPDGAGRFYERLGWAPVHEHTTRDGGIARTYRFRLSLGTPG
- a CDS encoding heavy metal translocating P-type ATPase, whose product is MNTPLKITVVEVRGLHRASSKAVIERVLLQRPGVAAVDANPVAQTATVTFDTSVTSVEQISGWIRDCGYHCRGASVPDHVCYPMDETGLTPGTRHDVAGKTGAGHPPSGHVHPSAAQPMEHMHPTQPDHRGLHAGHAPETVEPHPGHAQPPADSHAGHDDAGTHAAMPRTPQETMGHGGHHASMSMDDMVKDMRNRFLVAAILSVGVTLWSPMGRDMFGFTVPTPFGLRDDVMALILSLPVIFYSAWIFFDGAYRALKARTLDMMVLVAIAVGTGWLYSVWVTLTGGGEVFYEAATVLTSFVLLGHWFEMRARGGANEAIRTLLELAPPVAVVIRDGGTVEIPTSEVRTGDLLLIRPGSKIPVDGEVEDGQSEVDESMVTGESLPVTKSTGSQLIGASINTTGTMRVRATKVGANTALAQIVALVQEAQNSKAPGQRLADRAAFWLVLVALIGGTATFATWLALGAPIQAALLFAITVVVITCPDALGLATPTAIMVGTGLGAKRGVLFKNATALEVSARIDTVVMDKTGTLTKGEPEVTDVVVEGIDENVLLALVAGVEQESEHPLAAAVVRYAQEKGAPVLTASAFLNVPGHGAGATVDGRRVLVGNRRLMANEDIDLGSLAPVRDELAATGRTAVLVAVDGKAAAVIALADAARETAAAAVAALHEVGIEVVMLTGDNEATARRIAGQLGIDTVIAEVLPGDKSAKVAQLQQEGKKVAMVGDGVNDAPALAQADLGIAIGAGTDVAIETADVVLMRSDPLDVPIALRIGKGTLRKMRQNLGWAVGYNAIALPLAAGVFAFAGIVLSPEIAALSMSGSSFLVAVNALLLKRLRLPRPETPEDSTARQTRPLAPAGNR
- a CDS encoding phenylacetate--CoA ligase family protein, whose translation is MDLRLISRVLFLRAAWRRRDRWDAALIAKHQDHALQELRRAAYTGSEFYRRHHAGLHVAPLNELPPVTKADLMEHFDEAITSPGLRLADLETHLQSLTRNGADPGVPWQGRWWAASTAGTTGRRGTFVWNRSEWGTVLASYARANDWAGIAAGPTRPLKAAIVSSRIPTHQSAVVGASLRSKLVPTLRLDVTAPLGETVAALNGFQPRILVGYASALKPLAAEQHAGRLRISPQGVISASEVLTPHTAAELEAAWGSPPFDVYAATETAGIASPCIHRNRHVYEDLLIIEPVDRDGNPVPPGTTGARLLVTVLFSRTLPLIRYEMSDTVRLGGRGCPCGRAFRLMEDIEGRTEDILHLPGKAGTVAVHPLVFHHVLDQAALTGWQIIQEPGRLRVLMVGLSHGNSQEGVRAAVQHALAEAGVMPTGVDVRIVDRLERTALGKAPFVRGLKATP
- a CDS encoding DUF5655 domain-containing protein; protein product: MADLKLFRIAEGTATEIPSGSVALERGLQVLLENNLEAIFGMRFLASEYLTGKVHRGRIDSLGLDENGSPVILEYKRTINENVINQGLFYLDWLMDHQAEFRLLVEEKLGRDASLNIDWSTPRLVCVANDFTRYDEHAVKQIDRNVELVRYRDFGSDLLAIELVTATTAASPTRRIVAPEPIESPVQVTTGSRRRNAGDLLARADKELASLYKAYEEFVLSLGDDVVRNERQDYFAFRRLKNFACVEVHPTSRNLLIYLKLDPQTVEMQAGLIRDVSSIGHFGTGDVELRIHDRESWDLVESLSRRAYEAN